A single window of Brevundimonas naejangsanensis DNA harbors:
- the nudC gene encoding NAD(+) diphosphatase: MPYRHAFSGNPLDRSGDLRNDAAWLAEQEANPEALAMILWEGRPLIEPHDGAERLVWLSLGHARDLARDRDIFLGLWKGAPVFAAEFEGSIDPTSGPAGGLGRFVEMREAALVLPEADAGIAATAKSLFDWRRRHGFCAACGKATDQASGGWKRVCPACGTAHFPRVDPVVIMLPIYKGGAEPLCLLGRQAAWPEGRMSALAGFMEPGEAIEEACAREVMEEAGLTVSDVRYHSSQPWPFPAQLMIGLIAEVTTDEAAPDQTELEAVAWLTKAEARAVLDETHPTIHAPPPYAIARRLLESWAAE; encoded by the coding sequence ATGCCCTACCGTCACGCCTTTTCCGGCAATCCGCTCGACCGCTCCGGCGACCTTCGCAACGACGCCGCCTGGCTGGCCGAACAGGAGGCCAATCCCGAAGCCCTGGCCATGATCCTGTGGGAGGGGCGGCCGCTGATCGAACCGCATGACGGCGCCGAGCGGCTGGTCTGGCTGTCGCTGGGTCATGCGCGCGACCTGGCGCGCGACCGCGACATCTTCCTGGGCCTGTGGAAGGGCGCGCCAGTGTTCGCCGCCGAGTTCGAGGGCTCCATCGACCCGACCAGCGGGCCGGCCGGGGGCCTGGGCCGCTTCGTCGAGATGCGCGAGGCGGCGCTCGTCCTGCCCGAGGCCGACGCCGGCATCGCCGCCACGGCCAAGAGCCTGTTCGACTGGCGGCGTCGGCACGGCTTCTGCGCCGCCTGCGGCAAGGCGACGGATCAGGCGTCCGGCGGCTGGAAGCGCGTCTGCCCGGCCTGCGGGACCGCGCATTTTCCCCGCGTCGACCCCGTCGTCATCATGCTGCCGATCTACAAGGGCGGCGCCGAGCCCCTGTGCCTGCTGGGCCGTCAGGCCGCCTGGCCAGAAGGCCGGATGTCGGCTCTGGCGGGCTTCATGGAGCCGGGCGAAGCGATCGAGGAAGCCTGCGCCCGCGAGGTGATGGAGGAGGCCGGGCTGACGGTGTCGGACGTGCGCTACCACTCCAGCCAGCCCTGGCCCTTCCCGGCTCAGCTGATGATCGGCCTGATCGCCGAGGTCACGACCGACGAGGCCGCCCCCGACCAGACCGAACTGGAAGCTGTCGCCTGGCTGACCAAGGCCGAGGCTCGCGCCGTTCTGGACGAGACCCACCCGACCATCCACGCCCCGCCGCCCTACGCCATCGCCCGGCGGCTGCTGGAAAGCTGGGCGGCGGAATAG
- a CDS encoding 3-deoxy-manno-octulosonate cytidylyltransferase: MKPLIMIPARMAATRLPGKPLADIGGKPMIVRAWEQASLSGFRVAVAAGDPEIVAAVQGAGGEAVLTDPDLPSGSDRILAAAQAVDPDGAHEVVINIQGDMPFASPGLAQACAELLTRESACDIATLVAAEADVSDRTNPDVVKAVLALPQGATTGRALYFTRSTLYGDGAVWRHVGIYGYRRQALARFCAAPPSPLETREKLEQLRALEMGLQIWASVIDEAPLSVDNPADLEAARALA; the protein is encoded by the coding sequence ATGAAACCCCTGATAATGATACCCGCTCGCATGGCCGCCACCCGTTTGCCCGGCAAGCCTCTGGCTGACATCGGCGGCAAGCCCATGATCGTGCGCGCCTGGGAGCAGGCGTCGCTGTCGGGCTTCCGCGTGGCCGTGGCGGCCGGCGATCCCGAGATCGTCGCGGCGGTGCAGGGGGCGGGCGGGGAGGCGGTGCTGACCGATCCGGACCTGCCCAGCGGCTCGGACCGCATCCTGGCGGCGGCCCAGGCGGTCGATCCTGACGGCGCCCATGAGGTGGTCATCAATATCCAGGGCGACATGCCCTTCGCCTCGCCGGGGCTGGCGCAGGCCTGCGCCGAGTTGCTGACGCGCGAATCAGCCTGCGACATCGCCACCCTGGTCGCGGCCGAGGCGGATGTTTCGGATCGGACCAATCCCGACGTGGTCAAGGCGGTCCTGGCCCTGCCGCAAGGCGCGACGACGGGCCGAGCCCTGTATTTCACCCGCTCGACCCTCTACGGCGACGGAGCCGTCTGGCGCCACGTCGGCATCTACGGCTATCGCCGTCAGGCCCTGGCCCGCTTCTGCGCCGCCCCGCCCTCGCCGCTGGAGACGCGCGAGAAGCTGGAGCAGCTGCGCGCCCTTGAGATGGGGCTGCAGATCTGGGCCTCAGTAATCGACGAGGCGCCGCTGTCGGTGGACAATCCGGCGGATCTGGAGGCGGCGCGAGCGTTGGCGTGA
- a CDS encoding c-type cytochrome: MSGDLKWNKIMGACLGTAFAILVVQQVSGMVYHTKQPEKMGYFVDAPDESAAGAAEAALPIDWGTVLPTADLAAGEAAFARCQACHTVNSGGADGIGPNLFGLVGGPVMHRAGFAYSDAMAKHKAEAPTWNYDELDHFINAPGRYVPGTKMSFAGIRDEQTRINLIAWLRTQGSGGYAIPAPDPARQPGAAAPAEGEAPAAEGAAATEAGSAPAEAPADAPATQATNPAPQA, encoded by the coding sequence ATGAGCGGCGATCTGAAGTGGAACAAGATTATGGGCGCGTGCTTGGGCACCGCCTTTGCGATCCTGGTGGTCCAGCAGGTTTCGGGCATGGTCTACCACACCAAGCAGCCCGAAAAGATGGGCTACTTCGTCGACGCGCCGGATGAATCGGCCGCGGGCGCGGCTGAAGCCGCCCTGCCGATCGACTGGGGCACGGTCCTGCCGACCGCCGACCTGGCCGCAGGCGAAGCCGCCTTTGCGCGCTGCCAGGCCTGTCACACCGTGAACTCGGGCGGCGCCGACGGCATCGGCCCGAACCTGTTCGGCCTGGTCGGCGGCCCGGTCATGCACCGCGCCGGCTTCGCCTATTCGGACGCCATGGCCAAGCACAAGGCCGAGGCTCCGACCTGGAACTACGACGAGCTGGATCACTTCATCAACGCGCCGGGCCGCTACGTGCCGGGCACCAAGATGTCCTTCGCCGGCATTCGCGACGAGCAGACCCGCATCAACCTGATCGCCTGGCTGCGCACGCAAGGCTCGGGCGGTTACGCCATCCCGGCGCCGGACCCCGCGCGCCAACCGGGCGCCGCCGCCCCGGCCGAAGGCGAAGCCCCGGCCGCTGAAGGCGCCGCGGCCACCGAAGCCGGTTCGGCTCCGGCAGAGGCCCCGGCCGACGCCCCCGCGACTCAAGCGACGAACCCGGCGCCGCAAGCCTGA
- a CDS encoding C40 family peptidase, with product MTDVLALLPPGAPLILRDGDRVVLAEQALEGLMRAEAYRPTDPSHCRLPVADIVADDGQRIDQLLFGEAFDVLDRREDRAWGRARRDGVVGWVSLAALASGAPPATRRVASVSAALPLNALVGADAHGLAETDLESVGAFERDLVAVAERLLGRPHALGARSSVETDCSGLVQQALFACGLPGPRRASEQAELGRAVPRNDVRRGDLAIWLSSAEGDWTGHSALMVDAERIIHATGARGGVVIETLAEVEARLTADGFASAIFRRV from the coding sequence TTGACCGATGTCCTGGCCCTGCTGCCGCCTGGCGCGCCCCTGATCCTGCGGGACGGGGATCGTGTCGTGCTGGCTGAACAGGCGCTGGAAGGTCTGATGCGGGCCGAGGCCTATCGGCCGACCGATCCCTCTCACTGCCGCCTGCCGGTCGCCGATATCGTCGCTGACGACGGACAACGCATCGACCAGCTGCTGTTCGGCGAGGCCTTCGATGTATTGGATCGACGCGAGGATCGCGCCTGGGGCCGGGCGCGGCGGGACGGCGTGGTGGGGTGGGTGTCGCTGGCGGCTCTGGCCTCCGGCGCGCCCCCGGCGACCCGGCGCGTGGCGTCCGTTTCCGCCGCCTTGCCGCTGAACGCCCTGGTCGGCGCAGACGCGCACGGCCTGGCCGAGACTGATCTCGAATCTGTCGGCGCCTTCGAGCGCGATCTGGTCGCTGTGGCCGAGCGTCTGCTGGGCCGACCTCACGCTCTGGGCGCGCGGTCTTCGGTCGAGACCGACTGTTCGGGGCTGGTGCAGCAGGCTCTGTTCGCCTGCGGCCTGCCCGGCCCGCGCCGTGCTTCAGAGCAGGCCGAACTCGGCCGCGCCGTGCCGCGAAACGACGTCCGGCGCGGCGACCTGGCGATCTGGCTGTCCTCGGCCGAGGGCGACTGGACCGGCCATTCCGCGCTGATGGTTGACGCTGAGCGCATCATTCATGCGACCGGCGCGCGCGGCGGCGTGGTGATCGAGACCTTGGCCGAGGTCGAGGCGCGCCTGACCGCCGACGGCTTCGCGTCTGCGATCTTCCGTCGGGTCTGA
- a CDS encoding leucyl aminopeptidase family protein — protein sequence MSPQSELLIAAAEAARPLRIVKSGAALEGRIAAWAEANGFTGKAGQLLVVPGADGAPELALFGAGGAFDPMSARGLPTRLPAGDWRLEGADGEAAHQAALAFALGGYLFDRYKARPERGRARLVAPQGLDLTATLNIAAACALTREMVDTPAADMGPLQLETIAREIAEAAGAELTVTTGDALLEENYPAVHAVGRAAAPHRAPRVLEIGWNLDKADRPLVALVGKGVVFDTGGLDLKPAAGMRNMKKDMGGAAHALALGRLIMQACLPVRLVVLVAAVENAVSADAFRPGDILNSRKGLTIEIGNTDAEGRLILADVLTRAGEHQPDLTLDFATLTGAARIALGPELPPLYTDDDALAEGVLSAGRAVGDPLWRMPLWAGYRASLDSEIADVRNDSAAWAQAGSVTAALFLQKFAPTTGSWAHMDVFAWNPRARPGWPEGGEAQAIRACFRYLSDKFVK from the coding sequence ATGTCCCCTCAGTCCGAACTGCTGATCGCCGCCGCCGAGGCCGCGCGCCCGCTCCGCATCGTGAAGTCTGGCGCGGCGCTGGAGGGACGGATCGCCGCCTGGGCCGAGGCCAACGGCTTCACGGGCAAGGCGGGGCAGCTGCTGGTCGTGCCGGGCGCCGACGGCGCGCCGGAACTGGCCCTGTTCGGCGCGGGCGGGGCCTTCGATCCCATGAGCGCGCGCGGCCTGCCGACGCGCCTGCCTGCGGGCGACTGGCGGCTGGAGGGCGCGGACGGCGAGGCGGCGCACCAGGCGGCCCTGGCCTTTGCGCTCGGGGGCTATCTGTTCGACCGCTACAAGGCCCGGCCCGAGCGCGGCCGCGCCCGCCTGGTCGCGCCGCAGGGCCTCGATCTGACGGCGACGCTGAACATCGCCGCCGCCTGCGCCCTGACCCGCGAGATGGTCGACACCCCCGCCGCCGACATGGGGCCGCTGCAACTGGAAACCATCGCCCGCGAGATCGCCGAGGCGGCGGGCGCGGAGCTGACCGTCACGACCGGCGACGCCCTGCTGGAGGAGAACTATCCGGCCGTCCACGCCGTCGGCCGCGCCGCCGCCCCGCACCGCGCGCCGCGGGTGCTGGAGATCGGCTGGAATCTGGACAAGGCGGACCGGCCGCTGGTGGCTTTGGTCGGCAAGGGGGTGGTGTTCGACACCGGCGGCCTGGACCTGAAGCCCGCCGCCGGGATGCGCAATATGAAGAAGGACATGGGCGGCGCCGCCCACGCCCTGGCGCTGGGCCGCCTGATCATGCAGGCCTGTCTGCCGGTGCGTCTGGTAGTGCTGGTCGCGGCGGTTGAGAACGCCGTGTCGGCCGACGCCTTCCGACCGGGCGACATCCTGAACAGCCGCAAGGGCCTGACCATAGAGATCGGCAACACCGACGCTGAAGGCCGCCTGATCCTGGCCGACGTGCTGACGCGGGCGGGCGAGCACCAGCCGGACCTGACGCTGGACTTCGCCACCCTGACCGGCGCGGCGCGCATCGCGCTCGGTCCCGAACTGCCCCCGCTCTACACCGACGACGACGCCCTGGCCGAGGGCGTGCTGAGCGCCGGCCGGGCCGTGGGCGACCCCCTGTGGCGGATGCCTTTGTGGGCGGGCTATCGCGCCTCGCTGGACAGCGAGATCGCCGACGTGCGCAACGATTCCGCCGCCTGGGCCCAGGCCGGGTCGGTGACGGCCGCCCTGTTCCTGCAGAAGTTCGCGCCGACGACGGGAAGCTGGGCGCATATGGACGTCTTCGCCTGGAACCCGCGCGCCCGGCCGGGCTGGCCCGAGGGCGGGGAGGCGCAGGCGATCCGCGCCTGCTTCCGCTACCTCAGCGACAAATTCGTCAAATAG
- a CDS encoding tetratricopeptide repeat protein: MSRNAALVATVSLTLLALAAPALSQTAPTARAPADAATRAGYDRADALSRSVFWTQEQQLNPMDPVAGVKLAQALRELGQFDQAAETAQGVLVVQPANIEAMLEVGRAHIARGQAFYGIAALEQAKAAAPRDWRPLSLLGVAYQQVRRPDDAKAAWAEALRLSPDNADVLTNAAIARIGEGDAPSAEILLRRAAAQPGAGLQVRQNLALALGLQGKTAEAEAILRRDLPPEAADQNLRWLAARMQPGQAPSPALTEASPTARTWSSLQGG, translated from the coding sequence ATGTCGCGCAACGCCGCCCTCGTCGCAACCGTCAGCCTGACGCTTCTGGCCCTCGCCGCCCCGGCTCTGAGCCAGACCGCGCCCACAGCCCGCGCGCCCGCCGACGCCGCCACGCGCGCGGGCTATGACCGCGCCGACGCCCTCAGCCGCTCGGTGTTCTGGACCCAGGAGCAACAGCTCAACCCGATGGACCCGGTCGCCGGGGTCAAGCTGGCCCAAGCCCTGCGCGAGCTGGGCCAGTTCGATCAGGCGGCCGAGACGGCGCAGGGCGTGCTGGTCGTCCAGCCTGCCAATATCGAGGCCATGCTGGAGGTCGGCCGCGCCCACATCGCGCGCGGCCAGGCCTTCTACGGCATCGCCGCGCTGGAACAGGCCAAGGCCGCCGCGCCGCGCGACTGGCGGCCCCTGTCGCTGCTGGGCGTGGCCTATCAGCAGGTGCGCCGCCCCGACGACGCCAAGGCCGCCTGGGCCGAGGCCCTGCGCCTGTCGCCCGACAACGCCGACGTCCTGACCAACGCCGCCATCGCCCGCATCGGCGAGGGCGACGCGCCCTCGGCCGAGATTCTGCTGCGTCGCGCGGCGGCCCAGCCGGGCGCGGGCCTGCAGGTGCGCCAGAACCTGGCCCTGGCGCTGGGCCTGCAAGGCAAGACCGCCGAGGCCGAAGCCATCCTGCGCCGCGACCTGCCGCCGGAAGCCGCCGACCAGAACCTGCGCTGGCTGGCGGCGCGGATGCAGCCGGGGCAGGCGCCCTCCCCCGCCCTCACTGAGGCGTCGCCAACGGCGCGCACATGGTCGTCGCTGCAAGGCGGATAG
- a CDS encoding iron-sulfur cluster assembly scaffold protein: MIDDLYSARILSLAANLPHSGRLPAPEGSAERVAKLCGSKAIVDVALDADGRVSHFAQTVKACALGQAAAGVVGENVLGASADEIEAARDAMSAMLKSGGDGPEGRFEGLRVLKQVADYPARHASTMVALEATLDAVKQAQENRALEKHHSDTRTRLAGAA; encoded by the coding sequence GTGATCGACGACCTTTACAGCGCGCGCATCCTGTCGCTGGCGGCCAACCTGCCGCACAGCGGGCGCCTGCCTGCGCCCGAAGGCTCGGCCGAGCGGGTGGCCAAGCTGTGCGGGTCGAAGGCCATCGTCGACGTGGCGCTGGACGCCGATGGCCGCGTCAGCCACTTCGCCCAGACGGTCAAGGCCTGCGCCCTGGGCCAGGCGGCGGCGGGCGTAGTCGGCGAAAACGTGCTCGGCGCCTCAGCGGATGAGATCGAAGCCGCGCGCGACGCCATGTCCGCCATGCTCAAGTCCGGCGGCGACGGTCCCGAGGGCCGCTTCGAAGGCCTGCGCGTCCTGAAGCAGGTCGCCGACTATCCCGCCCGCCACGCCTCGACGATGGTGGCGCTGGAGGCGACCCTGGACGCCGTCAAGCAGGCCCAAGAGAATCGGGCATTGGAAAAGCACCACAGCGATACGCGAACTCGCCTCGCCGGCGCGGCCTGA
- the yidD gene encoding membrane protein insertion efficiency factor YidD, which translates to MSLYERSVRAAHRGYKLTLSPLIGQQCRFMPTCSDYGRDALIRHGPVRGGWLTVRRLCKCHPFGGSGYDPVPPAKTEKERPS; encoded by the coding sequence ATGTCTCTCTACGAACGCAGCGTCCGCGCGGCCCATCGGGGCTATAAGCTGACGCTGTCCCCCCTGATCGGCCAGCAGTGCCGGTTCATGCCGACCTGTTCGGATTACGGGCGCGACGCCCTGATCCGGCACGGTCCGGTGCGGGGGGGATGGCTCACCGTGCGGCGCCTCTGTAAATGCCATCCCTTCGGCGGTTCGGGCTATGATCCCGTTCCGCCCGCCAAGACCGAAAAAGAACGACCGTCATGA